From one Esox lucius isolate fEsoLuc1 chromosome 11, fEsoLuc1.pri, whole genome shotgun sequence genomic stretch:
- the LOC105008075 gene encoding zinc finger protein 501-like — MQREEKPSLLLPFHTELKQERLDSDYESGSQGALVDSEMTSVKLEDENQMLRMNVTIKDEEEEKNVVIIKNGEGDLLNQDGIPEVKTLGEKQQEDYNDRKSHHCPHCENHFSSLSLLNVHVNIHTGEKPYSCSDCGKCFISSSALTGHQRGHTGEKPYSCSDCGKCFSQLGNLKAHQRIHTGEKPCSCSDCGKCFIRSSELIVHQRVHTGEKPYSCSDCGKCFSQIGSLKAHQRLHTGEKPCSCSDCGKSFITSSELTIHQRVHTGEKPYSCPDCGKSFCQLGNLRAHQRIHTGEKPYSCSDCGKCFCQLGNLRAHQRIHTGEKPYSCSDCGKCFISSYERNKHQKVHTGEKPYSCSDCGKCFISSYELTRHQRVHTGEKPYSCSHCGMCFMRLYHLTYHKRLHSGDKPYSCSDCGKCFMTSSEVTNHQTVHTVVKPFSCSACGKGFIKSYDLTKHQKVHTGEKPFSCSDCGKCFSQLGNLKVHLRIHTGEKPYTCSDCGKCFSQLSSLKVHQHLHTGTLTCQGAGPKS, encoded by the exons ATG cagagggaggagaaacccagcctgctgctccCCTTCCACACTGAGCTCAAACAAGAGAGACTGGATTCTGATTATGAAAGTGGATCTCAGGGGGcattggtggattcagagatgacatcagtgaaGCTGGAAGACGAAAATCAAATGCTCAGAATGAATGTTACcattaaagatgaagaggaggagaagaatgtgGTTATCATTAAAAATGGAGAAGGGGATTTACTTAATCAAG ATGGGATTCCTGAAGTGAAGACACTTGgagaaaaacaacaggaagactACAATGATAGGAAGTCTCACCACTGTCCCCACTGTGAAAATCATTTCTCATCTCTATCACTATTAAAtgtgcatgttaacatacatactggagagaaaccttactcctgttctgactgtgggaagtgttttatttcttcatcTGCACTTACTGGACATCAGAGAGGTCACACAGgcgagaagccttactcctgttctgactgtggcaaGTGTTTCTCTCAGTTAGGTAACCTTAaagctcaccagcgcatacatactggagagaagccttgtTCGTGTTCAgactgtggaaagtgtttcatTAGGTCATCTGAGCTTATTgttcatcagagagtgcacacaggtgagaagccttactcctgttctgactgtgggaagtgtttctctcaaataGGTAGCCTTAAAGCGCACCAGCGcttacatactggagagaagccgtGCTCATGTTCAgactgtggaaagagtttcATTACATCATCTGAGCTTACTattcatcagagagtgcacacaggtgagaagccttactcctgtcctgactgtgggaagagtttctgtCAATTAGGCAACTTAAgagctcaccagcgcatacatactggagagaaaccttactcctgttctgactgtgggaagtgtttctgtCAATTAGGCAACTTAAgagctcaccagcgcatacatactggagagaaaccttactcctgttctgactgcgGAAAGTGTTTTATTAGTTCATATGAACGTAATAAACATCAGaaagtgcacacaggtgagaaaccttactcctgttctgactgtggaaagtgtttcatTAGTTCATATGAACTTACTAGGCATCAGAGAGTTCACACAGGGGAGAAGCCTTACTCGTGTTCTCACTGTGGGATGTGTTTTATGAGGTTATATCATCTTACTTATCATAAAAGACTGCACTCAGGTGacaagccttactcctgttctgactgtgggaagtgttttatgACATCATCTGAAGTTACTAATCATCAGACAGTGCACACAGTTGTGAAACCTTTTTCCTGTTCTGCCTGTGGGAAGGGTTTCATTAAATCATATGATCTTACTAAACATCAGaaagtgcacacaggtgagaaacctttctcctgttctgactgtgggaagtgtttctctcaattaggtaacCTTAAAGTTCACTTGCGCATACATACGGGCGAGAAGCCTTAcacctgttctgactgtgggaagtgtttctctcaattaagtagccttaaagttcaccagcacCTACATACTGGGACGTTAACCTGTCAAGGAGCAGGGCCAAAATCTTAA